The Malus sylvestris chromosome 3, drMalSylv7.2, whole genome shotgun sequence genomic sequence AGAATTCTACTCCTGAACTGATTTGGGATGTTGAAACATGAAACTACTTCTTGCAGGTACTACTCCTTGCATGGACATGTAGAGATTATGGCACGTGAAATACATCGTGGAGTTAATTCGGTTGAAGGTGTTGAAGCAACACTTTGGCAGGTAACATCttggatttgatcaaatcaacaACAGATCTTGATGCTTGTAAGATCATTCAATATTCTTAAGAGAGTTTGTTTGACTTGATTGGAATGGAGCAGGTGCCCGAGACGCTCTCCAGTGTCATACTGCAAAAGGTGAAGGCCCCTCCTAAGGCAGATGATGTGCCGGAAATAAGGCCAGAGCAGCTTGTGGAAGCTGATGGCTTCCTCTTTGGCTCACCTTCTCGTTTTGGTGTGATGGCATCACAGTTCAAGGCCTTCTTTGATGCCACCGAAGAGATATGGAAAAAGCAAGCGCTTGCTGGCAAACCTGCTGGAATCTTCTGGAGTACAGGATTTCATGGCGGAGGGCAGGAGCTTACCGCGTGAGTTTTTTGACCTTTCGTCCGTTGAAGATTAACATTTCACTTCCCTTGATTACATCCGATTGTTTGCAGATTAACAACCGTAACACAGTTGGCACATCATGGCATGATTTTTGTGCCTCTTGGGTACACCTTCGGGAGCGGCATGTTTGAGATGGATGCTGTAAAGGGTGGATCAGCTTATGGCTCTGGAACTTTTGCGGCAGACGGATCACGTCAACCAACAGAGCTAGAACTCCAGCAGGCATTTTACCAGGGTAAATATGTGGCTCAAATTGCAAAGAAACTCAAAAATTAAGAGGGGAGGGGGGAGTTTCGAACCCGGGACTCATGGGTAGAAACTCAACGCCTATCCAATAAAATATTGGACCACATGCCAGTTGCGCTTAATTTCAAGATGCTGTATATTTATATGTCCTTTCAATGTGAAAAACCAATAACCATAAGTTGATGAATGAAGAGGTCCATCTTCTTGCTACTTCCTTGATCGTTGATATTGCAAGTTGTGGCAAGGGCTTGTCCTGTCTTGAGTTTGTCATTGAACATTGTTTAGTTGTGGGACTGTTGATGCATCAACCCCGCATGTGAACTACTGACTGTAACATGAGATCTTTTACTTTTATCAAATTCacatcatccttacaaaaaaaattcttgtAATCGCTTTGATCCTTTAAATCCAagttaaaaccctaaaaattctTTGAGACTCAAATTATGTATCATACAAACACGAAAAAGACGGCAAACGGATTGTTTTCCCCAACTAAAAAGATCTGAATTTGGAGTTGCACCCGGATAAGGGACCAAATGCCCCAAATGCCCTTGCCGAATTCCAAGCTCTCCAGTCATCCTTTGAGATCCTCAAGGATGAAAAGGACAGGAAAAAGTTTGATGATTTGGAAGAGTAAAGAGAGACCAGCAACGCCTCCATTCACAGCCCAATGCCAGCTACCATCTGCAGCACAATGCCAGCCACAATTCGCAGCACAATGCCGATGATTTTGAAGCAAGACAACGAGCTGCAATGCACGCGAAGAAAAAGGCGAAGGTGGCAGCAACAGCTTTTTCTGTTCCTAAATTGGATCAGGAGAAGgtgcttatagttcctttgaacGAGGATGGTGAAGAGTACACGGAGAGGAGGTTGAGAGATTTCTTCTCGAGGATTGGCAAGGTCGCCAGAGTCCTCTTCAAAAACAGAGGTTAGGCGGGAATTGTCACGCCGACTAAGGATGCAGCGGTGAAGGCAAGAGAAAGCCTGTCTGGTGATCGTTCTAATCTGTTCCGGGTTTCAACATATGACGCTGTTCGCAAAAAGTTTTAAGGGCAAAAGCAGCAATGAATGATAGATGAAGCATGGAGTgaataatttgggttttaacatTTGCTTGTGTATGCCATTACTTTTACATTTTAGTTTGTTTAAATGTTTAAGTATCAAACTCACGTTATTCGTACAAAAAAATGACTCACCTCAACTCTCGAGTAAAATgttgaaattacaaaaaaaacttgaaagggTCACAAACCAGAAAACGTATTCATTTATCAACGAACGAGGACTCTGCAAGGTCAATTGCGCGCGCAAGAGCAGCAGCTTTGTTCTCGCACTCCCTCTGCTCGTCAGCTGGATCGCTGTCAGCGACAATACCAGCCCCGGCTTGAAGATGAGCAACCCACTCTCTGCGCTTGTTTGCGTCCTTGTATGAATACATTGTATCATACCGAAAACTAGTTGGGAAAACAATAGTTCTAAGAGCTAGAGCGATGTCCATGTTGCCAGAAAATGAAATTCCTCCAAAACCACCACTGTATGGACCACGTCTAGTCACTTCCAGCTTATCGATCAGCTCCATGGCTTTCACCTGCATTGCAGTAGAGCCAAGAA encodes the following:
- the LOC126615343 gene encoding probable NAD(P)H dehydrogenase (quinone) FQR1-like 3, yielding MATTKIYIVYYSLHGHVEIMAREIHRGVNSVEGVEATLWQVPETLSSVILQKVKAPPKADDVPEIRPEQLVEADGFLFGSPSRFGVMASQFKAFFDATEEIWKKQALAGKPAGIFWSTGFHGGGQELTALTTVTQLAHHGMIFVPLGYTFGSGMFEMDAVKGGSAYGSGTFAADGSRQPTELELQQAFYQGKYVAQIAKKLKN